ATCTTGCTCATGGACGAGCCGTTCGCCGCCCTCGATGCGCTGACCCGGCGCAAGATGCAGGAGGAACTGCTCCAGCTCTGGGACGACCTTCGGTTCACCGTGCTGTTCGTCACCCATTCGATCGAGGAAGCGATCATCGTCGGTTCGCGCATTCTGGTCCTCTCGCCGCACCCGGGCCGAGTCAAGGCGGAACTCAACGCCCATGGCCTCGGCCACGATCATCAGGGCGGGTCGGAGTTCCAAGTGCTGCATCAGCGCATCCACGACATGCTGTTCGCCGACCGGATCGAAGAGGAGGAGCGCGTTCATGCCTGAATCGCGCCCCGTCTCGACGACCAAGCTCGCGCCGCCGATCCGGCCTGAGTTCGAAACCAAGCTGGAGGCCGACACCTCGATCGGCGCGGTCGAGCGCCCGCTGTCGGCGTGGGAGCGGATTACCAACGTCGCCGCCGTCCGCCGCGCCATGATTCTGATCGCCCTTGCGCTCGCCTGGGAACTCTACGCCCGTTGGGTCGGCAACCCGCTCATGTTCCCGACCTTTTCCGAAACGGTCGGGGCGTTGTGGGAATCGACCGTCAAGGGGCCTCTCCTGGACCGGGTGTGGACCTCGATCCGCGTTTTGCTCATGGGCTACGCCGCTGGAATCGCGCTGGCCGCCGTACTCACCTCGCTCGCGGTCTCGACACGGGTCGGCACCGACCTGCTCGCGACCCTCACCGCCATGTTCAACCCGCTGCCGGCGATCGCGCTGCTGCCGCTCGCGCTGCTTTGGTTCGGGCTCGGCACGCCGAGCTTGGTCTTCGTGATCATCCACTCGGTGTTGTGGGCGGCGGCGCTCAATACCCATACCGGCTTTCTCGCCGTATCCGAGAGCCAGCGCATGGCCGGCCAGAATTACGGCCTTACCGGCGCGCGTTACGT
This window of the Rhodospirillales bacterium genome carries:
- a CDS encoding ABC transporter permease, yielding MPESRPVSTTKLAPPIRPEFETKLEADTSIGAVERPLSAWERITNVAAVRRAMILIALALAWELYARWVGNPLMFPTFSETVGALWESTVKGPLLDRVWTSIRVLLMGYAAGIALAAVLTSLAVSTRVGTDLLATLTAMFNPLPAIALLPLALLWFGLGTPSLVFVIIHSVLWAAALNTHTGFLAVSESQRMAGQNYGLTGARYVALILIPAAFPSILAGLKIGWAFAWRTLIAAEMVFGVSARSGGLGWFIFENRNMLETAAVFAGLTTVIVIGLVVEGVVFRTIEARTVRRWGMQR